From the Vibrio metoecus genome, one window contains:
- a CDS encoding penicillin-binding transpeptidase domain-containing protein: MKKKATPAKSSRVSPRVTTAEPAPIFIRWRFYLLLFFVLTAFCALVARVAYIQIIEPDNLIKEGDLRSIRAKTLQSARGIISDRNGEALAVSVPVEAVWADPVAIYKEGGLVEKERWYALADVLGLDRQEMMKKIEDNRARRFIYLQRQVSPAMAKYIRELKLAGVGLKEESRRYYPAGEVSAHLVGVTGIDGHGLEGVERSFDSTLTGESGKSVTRKDKFGRVVENIALEEREEGKPIQLTIDQRLQAIAFRAVKQAMADYRATSASAVMLDVKTGAVLAMVNAPSYNPNNRSDWQSFKMRNRVITDAFEPGSTVKPFVVLAALANGVADKNTIIDTGDGTMQIGGSRVRDTSKVGKADLTLILKKSSNIGVAKLALEMPLEALLGMYNSVGLGEISGLNLVGETLGIFPNRRRWSQFEIATLSFGYGLAITPIQLAHAYATLGNHGKYQPIHVVEGNRLGEPRQVVDAKYVNQVLEMLETVTQPGGTATRAAVPGYRIAAKSGTSRKAIAGGYSDEYFAYTAGVAPVSDPRISLVVMVNEPQGDSYYGGAVAGPVFSEIMKGALQILNIAPDENRFQNK, encoded by the coding sequence ATGAAGAAGAAAGCTACCCCTGCCAAATCCTCTCGTGTGTCTCCCCGTGTCACCACGGCAGAACCTGCGCCCATTTTTATCCGCTGGCGTTTTTATTTACTGTTGTTTTTTGTGTTAACCGCTTTCTGTGCTTTGGTCGCACGGGTGGCATATATCCAAATCATTGAACCTGACAACCTCATTAAAGAGGGTGATTTACGCTCGATTCGCGCCAAAACCTTGCAATCAGCGCGCGGCATTATTTCCGATCGTAATGGTGAAGCATTAGCGGTGAGTGTACCTGTCGAAGCTGTCTGGGCTGACCCTGTGGCAATCTATAAAGAGGGTGGACTGGTCGAGAAAGAACGCTGGTATGCACTCGCCGATGTGCTTGGTTTGGATCGTCAAGAAATGATGAAAAAAATCGAGGATAACCGTGCGCGGCGATTTATCTATCTGCAACGTCAGGTGAGCCCGGCAATGGCGAAATACATCCGCGAATTGAAATTAGCGGGCGTTGGCCTAAAAGAAGAGTCCCGTCGCTATTATCCTGCAGGTGAGGTGAGTGCACACTTAGTTGGCGTGACCGGAATTGACGGCCATGGTCTTGAAGGGGTAGAGCGCAGTTTTGATAGCACGCTCACTGGCGAGTCAGGCAAAAGCGTAACGCGTAAAGATAAGTTTGGGCGAGTGGTGGAAAACATTGCCCTAGAAGAGCGTGAAGAGGGTAAACCCATTCAGCTCACTATAGACCAACGCTTGCAGGCGATCGCTTTTCGCGCCGTGAAACAGGCAATGGCGGATTACCGCGCGACCTCGGCATCGGCGGTGATGTTGGATGTGAAAACGGGGGCTGTGCTGGCGATGGTCAATGCGCCTTCTTACAACCCGAATAATCGCAGTGACTGGCAAAGTTTTAAAATGCGTAACCGCGTGATCACCGATGCATTTGAGCCCGGTTCAACGGTGAAACCTTTTGTGGTGTTAGCCGCGTTGGCTAATGGTGTTGCGGATAAGAACACCATCATCGATACCGGGGATGGCACCATGCAAATTGGCGGTAGCCGCGTGCGTGACACCTCCAAGGTTGGCAAAGCCGATCTCACGCTGATTTTGAAAAAGTCGAGCAACATTGGTGTGGCTAAATTAGCTCTAGAAATGCCATTGGAAGCCTTACTCGGCATGTATAACTCGGTGGGTTTGGGCGAAATCTCTGGGCTTAACTTAGTGGGCGAAACGCTAGGTATTTTCCCGAACCGTCGCCGCTGGTCACAGTTTGAAATCGCGACCTTGTCGTTTGGCTATGGTTTGGCGATCACACCCATCCAACTGGCTCACGCCTATGCCACGTTAGGCAATCATGGCAAATATCAGCCGATTCACGTTGTAGAAGGGAATCGGCTCGGTGAACCTCGCCAGGTGGTAGATGCTAAATACGTCAATCAAGTGCTCGAAATGTTGGAAACGGTGACGCAACCCGGCGGTACGGCAACCCGTGCGGCGGTTCCGGGGTATCGCATTGCGGCCAAATCTGGTACGTCACGTAAAGCGATTGCGGGTGGTTATAGTGATGAATATTTCGCCTATACCGCAGGGGTGGCTC
- the ftsL gene encoding cell division protein FtsL encodes MPRQSPPNLAKLIALDLLTVGRVPLLILVLIFSCAMGVVFMTHHTRQAISEKDQAFMERERLDNEWRNLILEETALAEHSRVQQLARQDLEMKRPDSDKEVVINLK; translated from the coding sequence ATGCCTCGTCAGTCTCCACCGAACCTTGCAAAATTAATTGCTCTCGATCTACTGACCGTAGGTCGGGTGCCTTTGCTGATTTTGGTGCTGATTTTCAGCTGTGCGATGGGCGTGGTATTTATGACTCACCATACAAGGCAGGCGATCAGCGAGAAAGACCAAGCCTTTATGGAGCGTGAACGGCTCGATAACGAGTGGCGTAACCTGATTTTGGAAGAAACCGCTTTGGCTGAGCACAGCCGAGTACAACAATTGGCTAGACAAGATCTGGAGATGAAGCGTCCGGATTCAGACAAAGAAGTCGTGATCAATCTTAAATGA